A window of the Microvirga terrae genome harbors these coding sequences:
- a CDS encoding DUF2939 domain-containing protein: protein MRWTFRISFLLFLAWAIFMVSPFVALYDLSKAVEARDIGRITERVNFNALRASLARQILGEYLKSQDLDGLGQQAAAQAGTAVLNPVLEELITPQAVIDLLDDGQLQQVAGPQGRGALFFPVGFDASSLENGWRTFIFSESQGFRSVTIPLPPDEPKERQFKITLRLSGTTWRLTGIELPDPLREELIKRATAATKSRPRL, encoded by the coding sequence ATGCGTTGGACGTTCCGGATCAGTTTTCTCCTTTTCCTCGCCTGGGCGATCTTCATGGTTTCGCCCTTCGTCGCGCTCTACGATCTCTCGAAGGCCGTCGAAGCCCGAGACATCGGTCGGATCACCGAACGGGTCAACTTCAATGCGCTCCGCGCTTCCCTGGCCCGTCAGATCCTGGGCGAGTACCTGAAGAGCCAGGACCTCGACGGACTTGGCCAGCAGGCTGCCGCACAGGCCGGCACCGCCGTCCTGAACCCGGTTCTCGAAGAACTCATCACGCCGCAAGCCGTCATCGACCTTCTCGACGACGGGCAGTTGCAGCAGGTGGCCGGCCCGCAGGGCCGCGGCGCCCTCTTTTTCCCCGTCGGCTTCGATGCTTCGTCGCTCGAGAACGGGTGGCGCACCTTCATCTTTTCGGAATCGCAAGGCTTCCGCTCGGTCACCATCCCGCTCCCGCCCGATGAACCGAAGGAGCGACAGTTCAAGATCACCCTGCGCCTGAGTGGCACAACCTGGCGGCTGACGGGGATCGAACTTCCCGATCCGCTTCGGGAAGAATTGATCAAGCGCGCGACGGCCGCAACGAAGTCTAGGCCAAGGCTCTAA
- a CDS encoding glycine zipper domain-containing protein: protein MRKFAFGIAAASLLIMPHLASAQEGTAAGVATGAVTGAIVGGPVGAVVGAGVGGIAGGLAEQNAKMQNAPGVVVVPDAATTGSIRQRTCTVDAYGNQACTEVVR from the coding sequence ATGCGTAAGTTTGCTTTCGGGATCGCCGCAGCCTCCCTCTTGATCATGCCTCACCTTGCTTCGGCACAGGAAGGCACCGCCGCAGGCGTCGCAACCGGCGCTGTGACAGGCGCCATCGTCGGAGGTCCGGTGGGCGCGGTCGTCGGCGCCGGGGTCGGCGGCATCGCGGGTGGTCTCGCCGAGCAGAACGCGAAGATGCAGAACGCCCCGGGCGTCGTCGTGGTCCCCGATGCCGCGACGACCGGGTCGATCCGGCAGCGGACATGCACGGTGGACGCCTACGGCAATCAAGCCTGCACGGAGGTCGTTCGATAG
- a CDS encoding AI-2E family transporter, with product MMDQDRSGWGNMDDAQFVRKTLIVLGIAALALLLWKLSDVLLLAFGAVLVAILLHAASEALERFLRVPSRWSLTVASLLIFILFLAIITLFGTQVRAQFSNVVERLPSAIDNFSKQLGIGPVSDDLSEIVNNAPTSGMAARLAGIGGAILDGLADFILVVIAGLYIAAAPRVYRQGLVKLFPVRHHGRVESSLQASGQALKLWLTSQLIAMACVAVLSTIAFWLIGLPSALALGLIAGMADFIPFLGPILGALPAVLIAFSVSGEAALWTVVAVIAIQQIEGNVIFPMVARRVISIPPALALFAILIGSVLFGTLGLIFGFPLAVVTYVLVKKLYVRETLGEQTDVPGEPGHGGRREADSKA from the coding sequence ATGATGGATCAGGACCGTTCCGGGTGGGGCAACATGGACGACGCGCAATTCGTCCGTAAGACCTTGATCGTTCTAGGCATAGCGGCGCTCGCCCTCCTCCTGTGGAAGCTGTCGGATGTTCTTCTTCTCGCCTTCGGGGCCGTTCTGGTGGCCATTCTTCTGCATGCGGCTTCGGAGGCTCTCGAACGCTTTCTCAGGGTGCCCAGCCGCTGGAGCTTGACCGTTGCCAGTCTGCTCATCTTCATCCTGTTCCTGGCCATCATTACGCTGTTCGGAACGCAGGTTCGGGCCCAGTTCTCCAACGTGGTCGAGCGGCTGCCTTCGGCAATCGACAATTTCAGCAAGCAGCTCGGCATCGGACCAGTGAGCGACGATCTATCGGAGATCGTGAACAATGCGCCGACCAGCGGAATGGCGGCTCGGCTCGCCGGGATCGGCGGCGCCATTCTGGATGGGCTGGCGGACTTCATCCTGGTGGTGATTGCAGGCCTCTACATCGCGGCCGCGCCGCGCGTCTACCGCCAAGGCTTGGTCAAGCTGTTTCCCGTAAGGCATCATGGGCGGGTCGAAAGCTCGCTGCAGGCATCCGGCCAAGCCCTGAAGCTGTGGCTGACCTCGCAGCTGATCGCCATGGCCTGTGTGGCGGTGCTGTCGACCATCGCGTTCTGGCTGATCGGCCTGCCCTCCGCGCTTGCGCTCGGCCTCATTGCGGGCATGGCCGATTTCATCCCGTTTCTCGGCCCGATCCTGGGAGCGCTGCCGGCCGTCCTGATCGCCTTCAGCGTGAGCGGCGAGGCGGCGCTCTGGACCGTGGTCGCGGTTATCGCGATCCAGCAGATCGAGGGCAACGTGATCTTCCCGATGGTTGCGCGACGGGTGATCAGCATACCTCCGGCTTTGGCGCTGTTCGCCATCCTGATCGGGAGCGTCCTGTTCGGGACCCTGGGGCTGATCTTCGGCTTCCCCCTCGCGGTGGTCACCTATGTGCTGGTGAAGAAGCTTTATGTGCGCGAGACGCTCGGGGAGCAGACCGACGTCCCGGGCGA